One part of the Candidatus Deferrimicrobiaceae bacterium genome encodes these proteins:
- a CDS encoding histidine phosphatase family protein, whose protein sequence is MDLWLVRHGEAVPEREDPARPLSPEGALAIRAIVESLAGKTGPFDLVAASGKKRAIQTAAIWAEAAGYPAVKIAETAALAPNATPEAFLAFLEDRGEEGRVLCVGHLPSIAAIASFFLSDGDPVRLAFAPGAVCRIRVEATRRGAGELLLFL, encoded by the coding sequence ATGGACCTGTGGCTGGTGCGACATGGGGAAGCGGTTCCGGAGCGGGAGGATCCTGCGCGCCCGCTCTCCCCGGAAGGGGCCCTCGCCATCCGGGCGATCGTCGAATCCCTCGCGGGGAAGACGGGGCCCTTCGATCTCGTTGCGGCAAGCGGAAAGAAGCGGGCGATCCAGACCGCCGCGATCTGGGCGGAGGCGGCGGGGTATCCCGCCGTCAAGATCGCGGAAACCGCCGCCCTGGCCCCCAACGCCACCCCCGAGGCGTTCCTCGCGTTTCTTGAGGACCGCGGCGAAGAGGGACGCGTCCTGTGCGTGGGGCACCTCCCCTCGATCGCCGCGATCGCTTCCTTTTTCCTTTCCGACGGCGACCCCGTGCGATTGGCCTTCGCCCCGGGGGCCGTATGCCGCATCCGGGTCGAGGCGACGCGTCGCGGGGCGGGGGAGCTGCTCCTTTTCCTCTGA
- a CDS encoding 4-oxalocrotonate tautomerase family protein: MPYVNVKITREGATAEQKAEVIRRMTQVLVDVLGKNPETTVVVIDEVDTDNWGIGGTTVTERRRKKR, encoded by the coding sequence ATGCCGTACGTGAACGTCAAGATCACGCGGGAGGGTGCCACGGCGGAGCAGAAGGCCGAGGTGATCCGCCGCATGACGCAGGTGCTCGTGGACGTCCTCGGAAAAAACCCGGAGACCACCGTGGTCGTCATCGACGAGGTCGACACCGACAACTGGGGGATCGGCGGGACCACGGTGACGGAGAGGCGCCGGAAGAAAAGGTAG
- a CDS encoding NUDIX hydrolase → MQSLWTLLHSERKYSDRLISVDRDRYRLEKNGRTGDFTIIRTFDWINVIPVTEEGNFVFIRQFRHGIREVTLEIPGGAIDPSDSSPRVAAERELREETGFVAGRWEDLGFVTPNPALQNNRCHTFLAAGASRAGAPRFDPCEWIETVLLSRQETATALRNGAVHHGLVLAAFGRYFAAGYDLR, encoded by the coding sequence ATGCAGTCCCTGTGGACCTTGTTGCACAGCGAGCGGAAGTATTCGGACCGGCTGATCTCCGTGGACCGGGACCGGTACCGCCTCGAGAAAAACGGGAGGACGGGCGATTTCACCATTATCCGCACCTTCGACTGGATCAACGTCATTCCGGTGACGGAGGAAGGGAACTTCGTGTTCATCCGGCAGTTCCGTCACGGGATACGCGAGGTGACCCTCGAGATCCCCGGAGGGGCGATCGACCCGTCGGACTCCTCCCCGCGCGTGGCGGCGGAGCGGGAGCTCAGGGAGGAGACCGGTTTCGTCGCGGGGCGGTGGGAGGATCTGGGGTTCGTGACCCCCAACCCGGCGCTCCAGAACAACCGGTGCCACACGTTTCTCGCCGCCGGCGCTTCCCGCGCAGGCGCTCCGAGGTTCGACCCCTGCGAGTGGATCGAGACCGTCCTGTTGTCCCGGCAGGAGACCGCCACGGCGCTACGGAACGGGGCTGTCCACCACGGGCTGGTCCTCGCCGCGTTCGGGCGGTACTTCGCGGCGGGGTACGATCTGCGCTGA
- a CDS encoding MucR family transcriptional regulator, with the protein MDKRVLVELTTEIVSAHASVNEMSRDDLLDEIQAVFQKLNVLVGAEGEAASGVLTEVKPAIPLNAAFGAEQVFCMECGKGFTTLKKHLSVSHNLTPKDYRKKFKVPAKTPLVAKNYSEAKKKIAQKLGLAEKLAAGRKKRAK; encoded by the coding sequence ATGGACAAGAGAGTTTTAGTTGAGTTGACGACGGAAATAGTTTCGGCCCACGCGTCTGTGAATGAAATGAGCAGGGATGATCTCCTGGACGAGATTCAGGCCGTCTTCCAGAAGTTGAATGTCCTTGTCGGGGCCGAGGGGGAGGCAGCATCCGGCGTTTTGACGGAAGTAAAGCCGGCGATACCGCTGAATGCGGCTTTCGGGGCCGAACAGGTCTTTTGTATGGAATGCGGGAAAGGGTTTACCACGCTGAAAAAACACCTTTCGGTCAGTCACAACCTGACCCCCAAGGATTACCGGAAGAAATTCAAGGTCCCCGCAAAAACCCCCCTCGTGGCGAAGAACTACTCGGAGGCCAAGAAGAAGATCGCCCAGAAACTTGGGCTCGCCGAGAAGCTCGCCGCGGGGCGGAAGAAGCGCGCGAAATAG
- a CDS encoding Fe-Mn family superoxide dismutase: MPYAAKDYGKLIGLEGFSETLLKNHFTLYQGYVTNTNKVLDALAAMLAEGKTGTPEYAELKRRLGWEFNGMRLHEYYFENLGGKGALAAGGKLGKALAAEFGSVEKWEADFRAVGAMRGIGWVVLYQDTAGNRLFNQWVNEHDVGHPAGANPVLVMDVFEHAFMTDYGLKRADYIAAFFKNIDWKSVEARLK; the protein is encoded by the coding sequence ATGCCGTATGCTGCCAAGGATTACGGGAAACTCATCGGGCTGGAAGGATTCAGCGAGACTCTTCTCAAAAATCATTTCACCCTGTACCAGGGATATGTCACGAATACGAACAAGGTTCTGGACGCCCTGGCCGCGATGCTTGCGGAAGGAAAGACCGGCACCCCCGAGTATGCGGAGCTGAAGAGGAGGCTGGGCTGGGAGTTCAACGGGATGCGCTTGCATGAATATTACTTCGAAAACCTGGGCGGCAAGGGGGCTCTCGCCGCGGGGGGCAAGCTCGGGAAGGCGTTGGCCGCGGAGTTCGGCAGCGTCGAGAAGTGGGAGGCCGATTTCCGGGCCGTGGGCGCGATGCGCGGGATCGGCTGGGTGGTCCTGTACCAGGACACCGCCGGCAACCGGCTTTTCAACCAGTGGGTCAACGAGCACGACGTGGGGCACCCGGCGGGGGCCAACCCGGTTCTCGTGATGGACGTCTTCGAGCACGCCTTCATGACGGATTACGGTCTGAAGAGGGCCGACTACATCGCGGCATTCTTCAAGAACATCGACTGGAAGTCGGTCGAGGCGAGGCTCAAGTAG